In Archangium violaceum, the following are encoded in one genomic region:
- a CDS encoding glycosyltransferase, with protein MFTVVFIVRDEERHLPKALASLGCIPELVVCDTGSRDATQEVARAAGARVVHHAWRDDFSAARAFAESHAGHEWIVRFDADERFGSTLTPGLSLYEWLVPHLRRAGEKGAGQVFVRRRYAPGNEHWFPRVHRRGRYRWRHPVHELLQPVEGVWPPSIAAEGALILHERSARPRPYRRILEAAVTAEPADPHLLFHLGQTCFEEQDFSAAESWLHAYLGGPPGYRFHRSEAWMLWGRCRAARGDSAEAFRAFEESARQGPRAEPLWYAARLALERGEWARARACVERGRVLAPPRERQPFGMDDVPYLLDLRLYQAEAWEALARELASRGGWE; from the coding sequence ATGTTCACGGTCGTCTTCATCGTCCGGGACGAAGAGCGGCACCTCCCGAAGGCCCTCGCGAGCCTGGGGTGCATCCCCGAGCTGGTTGTCTGTGACACGGGGAGCCGCGATGCCACCCAGGAGGTGGCCAGGGCCGCGGGTGCTCGTGTGGTGCACCATGCCTGGCGCGACGACTTCTCGGCGGCCCGTGCCTTCGCGGAGAGCCATGCGGGGCATGAATGGATCGTCCGCTTCGACGCGGACGAGCGCTTCGGCTCCACCCTCACACCGGGTCTCTCGTTGTACGAGTGGCTCGTGCCACACCTGAGGCGGGCCGGGGAGAAGGGGGCGGGACAGGTGTTCGTGCGCCGCCGGTATGCGCCTGGCAACGAGCACTGGTTCCCCCGCGTCCACCGCCGCGGGCGGTACCGGTGGCGCCATCCGGTCCACGAGCTCCTCCAGCCCGTGGAGGGCGTCTGGCCGCCTTCCATCGCCGCCGAGGGGGCCCTCATCCTTCACGAGCGGAGTGCTCGCCCGCGCCCCTACCGGCGCATCCTGGAAGCCGCCGTCACGGCCGAGCCCGCGGACCCCCACCTGCTCTTCCACCTCGGACAGACCTGTTTCGAGGAGCAGGACTTCTCCGCCGCGGAGTCCTGGCTCCACGCGTATCTCGGAGGCCCACCGGGTTATCGCTTTCACCGGAGCGAGGCCTGGATGCTGTGGGGGCGGTGCCGCGCCGCGCGGGGTGATTCCGCCGAGGCCTTCCGTGCCTTCGAGGAGTCGGCGCGCCAGGGCCCTCGCGCCGAGCCCCTCTGGTATGCGGCGCGCCTCGCGCTCGAGCGCGGGGAGTGGGCCCGGGCGCGCGCCTGCGTGGAGCGCGGCAGGGTCCTGGCTCCGCCTCGCGAGCGCCAACCCTTCGGGATGGACGACGTCCCCTATCTGCTCGATCTGCGGCTGTACCAGGCCGAGGCCTGGGAAGCACTGGCCCGGGAGCTCGCCTCACGAGGAGGCTGGGAATGA
- a CDS encoding nucleotidyltransferase domain-containing protein — protein sequence MSDGPLHHLAQRIRAWAERAPAVRALFWYGGYGYGQLLPGSDLDMAVLLSPGADAARVSNALVDALSTQGDPVELVVFTPEEQRLTAWMSEALTKLDLVFGRTAGELAWLADAGDVPPPRLTSAWPVQDPEVLDLLHRASRPIAESDAELRRERSEREIDKFLIAFEACSAAHAKGDAYAFYFQYNLALGRLARLVQLTRVGHRYLYLPRNLLTGALEADERASFRLLSGTLQLSEAHDRERALAKAFLETLEEVRAVLGARRESAGLARFLERILRRDQPPGEGHP from the coding sequence ATGAGCGATGGCCCCCTGCACCACCTGGCCCAGCGGATTCGCGCGTGGGCGGAGCGGGCTCCGGCCGTCCGCGCGCTCTTCTGGTACGGAGGCTATGGCTACGGCCAACTCCTTCCCGGCAGTGATCTCGACATGGCCGTGCTCCTCTCCCCGGGAGCGGATGCCGCCCGGGTCTCCAATGCACTGGTGGATGCGCTGAGCACCCAGGGCGACCCGGTGGAACTCGTCGTCTTCACTCCGGAGGAGCAACGCCTCACCGCCTGGATGAGCGAGGCGCTGACGAAGCTGGACCTCGTCTTCGGGCGGACGGCCGGGGAGCTGGCCTGGCTCGCCGATGCGGGGGATGTCCCTCCGCCCCGGCTGACGTCCGCCTGGCCCGTCCAGGACCCCGAGGTGCTGGACCTGCTCCACCGTGCATCACGGCCCATCGCCGAGTCCGATGCGGAGCTTCGCCGGGAACGAAGTGAACGGGAGATCGACAAGTTCCTCATCGCGTTCGAGGCCTGCTCGGCGGCTCATGCGAAGGGCGACGCCTACGCCTTCTATTTCCAATACAACCTCGCGCTCGGCCGGCTCGCGCGCCTCGTTCAGCTCACGCGCGTGGGACACCGGTACCTGTACCTCCCGCGCAACCTCCTCACGGGCGCGTTGGAGGCGGATGAGAGGGCGTCGTTCCGTCTCCTCTCGGGGACGCTCCAGCTGTCCGAGGCCCATGACCGCGAACGCGCGCTCGCCAAGGCATTCCTCGAGACCCTGGAAGAGGTGCGAGCGGTGCTCGGGGCACGCCGGGAGTCCGCGGGGCTGGCGAGGTTCCTGGAGCGCATCTTGCGCCGGGACCAGCCGCCCGGTGAGGGGCACCCATGA
- a CDS encoding AAA family ATPase, which yields MDERVLAKVLIVGNIGSGKSTFAHALGTALGWRRYGIDEARQAHGDGSPAGEARAWAAFLERAESDSSILLECTGAGPFMDLLRLALRRSGHAWTLLWVDTPPEECLRRVERRGLAIPYPDFGVPISQVIPGVARNLARALEESWPRPLHRVEGLGPVEQEVARAVQVLSGWLTRDGRP from the coding sequence ATGGACGAGCGGGTCCTCGCCAAGGTGCTCATCGTTGGCAACATCGGGAGCGGCAAGAGCACGTTTGCCCATGCGCTGGGGACGGCCCTGGGCTGGCGCCGGTATGGAATCGACGAGGCGCGCCAGGCCCATGGCGATGGCTCGCCCGCGGGAGAGGCCCGGGCCTGGGCGGCGTTCCTCGAGCGCGCGGAGTCCGACTCCTCCATTCTCCTCGAGTGCACGGGCGCCGGGCCCTTCATGGACCTCCTCCGGCTCGCGCTCCGTCGAAGCGGACACGCCTGGACGCTCCTCTGGGTGGATACACCCCCGGAGGAGTGCCTCCGCCGGGTGGAGCGTCGCGGTCTGGCCATTCCCTACCCAGACTTCGGCGTCCCCATCTCGCAAGTGATTCCCGGGGTCGCTCGCAACCTCGCGCGGGCATTGGAGGAGTCCTGGCCCCGGCCGCTGCATCGCGTGGAGGGACTGGGTCCGGTGGAGCAGGAGGTGGCGCGCGCGGTTCAGGTTCTGTCGGGCTGGCTGACTCGAGACGGGCGGCCATGA